The Oculatellaceae cyanobacterium genome contains the following window.
TTGTAATTGTTTCATCTCCCAATTGGTAGATTTTTGTATCTTTTGGCTTAGAGGTTTGTGCTAGTTTTTGTGTAGGGGTTTCTAAGCTTAAACCATTAACTAAGATCAGATCGGCTTGAGCGAGGAGATCGGCATCAGAAGGGCGAGGCTCAAAGGTGTGAGAATCAGTACCTTCTGGGACAACACCGACAACAGAGATGCGATCGCCTGCAATGTTACTGACTATATTAGTAATAGGAGCTACTGTTGTGACAACTAAAGGTTTATCTTGAGATTTGCGATCGCCACTTTGGGTTGCTGTACTGGTTGCAGAAGGGTTGGAAGGCGCTGTGGTATTATTTCCAGTGCCGCAAGCTACTATCAACACGCTGATTATCAAAACTAATACAGAAAGCTTCCTCATCCAATATTTCCCAGTAGTTTTATTACAACTAGATAAAATTAGAGCTTGTACTACGTTCAACACGCAATGCCCCGTCAGGGGATTTGGATGGTATTTTTAGATTGTTTTTAGATTAGTGATTAACTATTTAATTTGCTGGAAAATATTATCCTTACTGGCTTGGTATCCCAAATGATTGATTGTGCATTTTATTCAGTTTCTCTTGATCAATTCCCGTACCGACCTGAAATAAGCTGTCATGCCTTTAAAGAAGCCTATTGGGACTGATAGGGATATGGTTGGAATAGTGAGTGCCTCTATTGAGCCATATAAAAATTTTTTGGTCTTTGGGAATAAGCGTGAAATGTTCAGTTAAGAACATTTTGATCTCCCTGTACTTCATCTGCGAAATTACTCCAAACTCAATTCAGATTGACTACCTGTCCAATTTCTATGGCAAAATTCATGTTTCTTTGGAATACTGGGCGACGATATCACTTTTCTTTTTTACTCTTTTGCTTATGCTTAAGTGCTGTGCTAGTGGTAGGAGGTGTCACGACTTCCAGCCAAGCTGCGGATGCTAGTTCATCATCCTCAACCACTGTCAGTCAGGGTACTAATAGTAAGTCACCTACTATAACAACGCCAGCCGCGCCCTTATCGCTTACCCAAAATGTGCAGAAAACTGTTTTGGAAAATGGGCTTACTGTTCTGACAAAGGAAGTACATAGTTCGCCAGTGGTAAGCGTACAGGTGTGGTATAAAATCGGCTCCCGCAATGAAGCACCAGGAGTTAATGGGATTGCACACCAACTAGAACACATGATGTTTAAAGGTACTAAAAGCCGTCCAATGCAATTTGGTCGGTTGTTTAGTGCTTTAGGAAGTGACTCTAATGCTTTTACTAGCTACGATCAAACGGCTTACTTTGGGACAGCAGAGCGCAATAAACTACGGGCGCTACTAGAGTTAGAAGCTGATCGAATGCAGAATTCACTAATTAATAGTGAGCAATTGGAAAGTGAGAAACGAGTTGTTATTTCTGAATTGCAGGGGTATGAAAATAGCCCTAACTATCGACTGAACCGTGCTGTTAAGCGGGCTGCTTTTCCTAATCACCCTTATGGTTTGACGGTAGGTGGTACTAAGGCAGATGTGGAGAAGTTTACACCTGAGCAGGTACTTTCATACTACCGCCATTACTACAGCCCTAAGAATGCCACGCTGGTAATTGTGGGGGATTTTGATACAAAGTCAACAATGACGGCGGTAAAAGAGATTTTTGCGAAGGTACCCAACCAGCAAGTAGTTAACGATGATTCATCAGCTATCAGCGAAAAGCCGTTAGCAGTCCCAAACTCCAAATCCCAAAATTCAAAGCCCATTGTATTACGTGAGCCTGGTAGTGCGGCGCTATTCCAGGCGGTGTATCCCTTACCTAATCTCAAGCACCCAGATGTGCCAGCGATAGATGTGATGGATTATATTCTGGCAGAAGGGCGGAGTTCAAGGCTTTATCAAGCTTTAGTGGAATCAGGGTTAGTTAGCGACGTTAGTGGTGGAAGCGCTAACTTGATCGCTGGTGGATGGTATCAACTATCAGCTACGGCTGCGCCTGGTAAGAAGTTATCAGAGATTGATCGGGTACTAAAAACTGAGATCGCCAACTTTAGCAAAAAAGGAGTTACAAAAGAAGAACTCAAACGAGCGAAAGCGCAACTACAATCTGCTGTAATTTTGTACAACCGCGATATTAATAGCCAAGCGCAACAGTTAGGTAACGATCAAACTACTGCTGATGATTATCGCTATACAGATCGCTATTTGGCAGCAATCCAAAAAGTTACTGTTGCTGATGTGCAGAGAGTTGCTCAAACATACCTAAAACAAACCAAGCGTACAGTAGGCTATTTTGAACCTACACAACAAGTAAGTAAAGCTCCTGCTGGTGCTAAGAATACAGCACAAACTTCTGAAAGTTTTAATCTTGGCGCACCAGTCGCGCCAGAAGAGGTGGAAAAATACCTGCCATCTGTAGATGCAGCTAGTACTTCCACAACTCAATCATTGCCTGTGGAATTAAAGCTGGCGAATAATCTCAAAGTTTTGTTATTACCAGATAGCAGCACTCCCACAGTGACACTCAGTGGCTATATTCAAGCTGGTACAGAGTTTGATGCTTTATCTAAGGCAGGTATTGCTGGAATGACGGCAGACAACCTGATGAATGGCACTAAAAATAAAAATGCTTTGGCGATCGCTAATACATTAGCAGATGTCGGTGCTGAGTTATCATTTAGTGCTAATCGCGAAGGCGTAGCAATTGCTGGTAATGCGTTAACGGGAGAGTTACCAACACTGATTCAGGTTTTGTCTGAAGTGATGCAAAACGCCTCATTTCCTACAAAAGAGTTAGAAATCAGCCGCCAACAAGCTTTAACTACTTTGAAATTGGATTTAGATAATCCATCTCGATTGGCAAGACGGAAATTTCAAGAAACAATTTACCCGAAGAATCATCCCTTCCATGTTTTTTCGACGGAAGCGAGTTTAAAGAGTATTAGTCGTGCTGATGTGATGCAGTTTTACAAACAGCATTATCGCCCTGATACTACAGTACTAACGCTTGTGGGTAACTTTGACGTTAACAAAACGCGATCGCTGCTGGAAAAACAATTAGGTACTTGGAAAGCTGCGGGTACAGCACCAACCATCAAGTATCCAGAAGTAAATTTACCAACCAAGGTAGTCCAACTAAATCCAGTGATTCCGGGTAAAACTCAGTCGATTACCTATATAGGATATAAGGGAATTGACCGCCAAGATCCACGTTTCTACGCGGCATCGGTACTTAATGACATTGTTGGTGGAAATACCTTATCAAGTCGGTTGGGAACGGAAATTCGCGATCGCCAAGGGCTTACTTATGGTATTTACAGTTACTTCCAAGCTGGAAAATATGCAGGCCCGTTTGTAATTTCCATGCAAACTGCCCCTGAAGATACAAATCGCGCAATTTCTAGCACCATAGCTTTATTAGATCAAATACGCGATCGAGGCTTAACTGCTGCTGAGGTAGCTGCTGCCAAATCTTCGATTAATAGTAGTTACGCCGTCTCTCTAGCTAGTTTAGATTCTTTAGCTTCACAAATTTTGATGAACGAAGTTTATGGATTAAACCCAGACGAAATGCGCGACTTTATCAATAAAATCCAAGCAGTTACTCCAGAGCAAGTCAATCAGGCAGCTAAAGAGTTGCTCCATCCTGATAACTTGGTAGTAGTGTCAGCAGGGCCACCTCTGTCAGCCTCTCGACCATCTAATCAAGTAGCTCAACCTTAAAAAAGGCTTTACCTTTGGTATTAGATGGGCATTATTCAACTTAAAATTCAAGTCGGTCATTGGTCATTGTTAATTGTTAAGACCCGCGTGATATTTAAGTTGATTTTTACCCACCTACTTAATCCAAAACTGTTGATTTCCTAACCTTAGCCACCTGTCTATCCCCAATGAACATTTTGAACAATCTGCTTTTCCAACCAAGTCAACCGCCTAGTGAAAAAAAACAACGCCGAGGTATTGAGATTAAGTCGCAGCGTGAAATTGAAATCATGCGACAGGCGGCTAAAATTGTGGCAACTGTGCTGAAAGAAGTTTCTCAGATGGTAGAACCTGGGATGACAACAGCCGATATAGATGCCCACGCCGAAAAACGCATTCGTGAAATGGGCGCAACGCCTAGCTTTAAGGGCTATCATGGCTTTCCAGCTTCTATTTGCTCCAGTATCAATAGTGAAGTGGTACACGGCATTCCTAGTCCTAAAAAGGTAATTAGGACTGGCGATGTCTTGAAAGTAGATACTGGTGCTTATTACCAGGGATTTCATGGCGACTCTTGCATTACTATTGCTGTTGGGGAAGTCAAGCCGGAAGCAGCTAAGTTAATTCAAGTAGCTGAAGAATCTCTATATAAAGGAATTGAGCAAGTAAAAGCTGGCAATTATTTAATGGATATTGCTGGGGCAATTCAAGATTGCGTAGAAGCTAACGGTTTTAGCGTTGTAGAAGAATTTACAGGTCACGGGGTTGGTCGTAATTTGCACGAAGAACCTTCTGTGTTTAATTTCCGCACCCGTGAGATGCCCAATGTTAAATTACGTGCTGGTATGACGTTGGCTATTGAGCCAATTTTAAATGCTGGTTCCAAGCGCACACGCATTTTATCAGATCGTTGGACTGCGGTAACGGTTGATAATTGTCTGTCGGCTCAGTTTGAGCATACTGTGTTGGTAACAGAGGATGGTTATGAGATTTTGACTGACCGTTCCCAGGTTTAGATAAGCGCGTTAATGTTGTTTTAAAGTCGTTTTATTAACGACAAATGCACACAGATAAACACAGATAAAATTATTATAATTGTGTTTGTCTGTGTTAAATTTTTCTATTTTAAAATTTAGATATTTTTATAAATTTTAATATCTTTAAGATGAATGATATCCCTATTCATATAAATGGCAACAATCATGCCTTAGTGATTGGAGGTAGTATTGCCGGATTGTTAGCAGCGAGGGTTTTGGTTGACTACTTCGATCAAGTAACAATTGTTGAGCGCGATCGCTTACCTGCACAACCTATACCCCGCCCAGGTGTACCCCAATCTTACCAACTTCATGTACTGCTAAGTAAGGGTAATCAGATTTTAGAAAAACTCTTTCCAGGCTTTTCTCAAGATCTTGCTAATGCAGAAGCTCAAAAGATTGACTGGGCAGCAGACTTCCGTTGGTTGACTCCAGGAGGTTGGTCGCCTCGCTTTGTTTCTGAGATTACTACCCACGCCTGTACTCGAAATTTGCTGGAATTTCGGCTGCGGGAAAGGTTGTTAGATGATGGCAGGGTGAAGTTTTGCCAGGGTAGCCAAGTTACAGGTTTGCTTGCTAACTCAGATCATACTGTTATCACTGGGGTGCGGCTGCGGGACGACAACGCTCAACAAGTTGATGTTCTGGCTCAGTTAATTGTTGATGCTAGCGGTCGCAATTCTAAATCTCTTAAGTGGTTGCAACAGCTTGGTTATCAGCCACCCCAGAAAACAGTGGTCAATGCTTTTTTGGGGTATGCGACTCGCTGGTATCAAAACCTTAGCACTGATTTAGATTACAAAGTATTGTACGTGATGCCCAAAGCCCCAGATTATCCGCGTGGTGGCGTGATTTATCCCGCCGAAGGCGATCGCTGGCTAGTCAGTCTGATCGGTGTCGGTCGAGACTACCCACCGACGGATGAAGCAGGCTTTAGAGAATTTGCCCGCAGTTTGCGTACATCCGAAGTTTATGAGGCGATTAAATCCGCCCAACCCCTAAGCCCAATTTACAGTTACCAACGTACAGAAAATTGCTGGCATCATTATGAGCGGATGTCGCGGCGACCAGAAAATTTTATTGCTTTGGGAGATGCTGTTTGTGCGTTTAACCCTGTCTATGGTCAAGGCATGACGGTGGCAGCTTTAAGCGCATTAACTTTAGACGAATGCCTTCAGCAACACCCAATTGGAAGTAGCAAGGATCTGACAGGTTTGGCGCAGCGCTTTCAAACTAAGTTAGCGAAAGTTAATAGTGTTCCTTGGTTAATGGCTACTAACGACGATTTCCGTTGGTCTACAACGGAAGGTGGAAAACCCAACTTAATGACCCGCCTATTGCATAGCTATTTGGATAAAGTATTGCTCACCTTCAGCAGTAGTCCTGAGCTTTACAAGGTATTTATAGAAGTGGTTCATATGCTCAAAACCCCTAATGCTTTTTTCCACCCCCGTTTTTTCTCTTCAGTTTTCAAATTAGGTCGCCGATCGTCTTTTAAGATTTAAGCTAACCCTGAATGGGTTTCATTAAATAGCGATCGCTCAATTTTACTCATGAATAAAACTGATTTAGCTTTTACTTCAGCACTAGAACAAGCACGGCTGATTCGTAGTAAAGAAGTATCAATATTAGAGTTAACTGAACTTTATTTGGATCGCATCGCCAGTTTAGATCCGCAACTGGGTAGCTATTTTACTGTGATGTCAGAACAAGCTTTAGCATCAGCCAAAGCTAAAACAGAAATATTAGCTCACTCTACCAATGTTTCAGAATTACCACCTTTTTTTGGTGTACCAACTTCAGTTAAAGACCTCAACCCTGTGGCTGGTGTTCGCTGTACCTACGGTACTCTGGCATTGATGGATAATATCGCCACTTATGATGATGGGGTGGTGATGCGTATGAAGCAGGCTGGCTTTATTATTCTTGGTAAAACGGCTACTTCTGAATTAGGATCTTTTCCTTATACCGAACCGCTTGGTTTTCCACCTGCTCGCAATCCTTGGAATTTAGATTATACGCCAGGGGGGTCTAGTGGTGGTGCTGCGGCGGCAGTTGCGGCTGGGTTGTGTCCGGTGGCGCATGGTTCAGATGGGGGTGGTTCAATTCGTACACCATCTGCTTGCTGTGGTTTGGTAGGAATTAAACCTGCGCGTGGTAGGGTGTCTCATGCACCAGTAGGCGATCGCATTAGTGGTCTTGTTACTAATGGTGCGATCGCGCGTACTGTTGCTGATGCTGCGGCAATGCTTGATGTAATGTCTGGCTACATTACAGGCGATCCTTATTGGCTACCCGATCCGGAAAATTCATTTTTATCAGCAACTCAACAAACTCTATCTAAGTTACGGGTTGCTTTTTCAACCAGCATTCCCCCCTTTGGGGATGCTGATTCAGTTTGTCAGCAGGGCGTATTAGATGTTGCCAAACTATTAGAAAGTATGGGTCACAGTATCGAATCAGCTTGCCCTGATTTTAGTGGTTTACTAACATCTTTTCCTAGAGTTTGGCAGGCGGGAGTTGCGGCGGCGGGAATTCCTATTGAAGTACTGAGTCCCTTAAATCGTTGGTTAGTACTTAATGCTGGTTCTGCTGGTGAGTATTTACAGGCAGTTACTCAGATGCAGGTAACGTCACGGCAAATTGTAGCGTTCTTTGATAACTTTGATGTGTTGGTGCTACCTGTATTTATGCACCCACCGATCAAAATTAATCAATGGGCTAATCTTAGTCCTGAAGAAACTTTTCAAAAAATGACTGCTTGGATCGGGGCGTGTCCACCATTTAATGCTACTGGACAACCTGCGATCGCAATTCCTACAGGTTTTGACTCTACTACAAATTTACCTATAGGTGTACAGTTAGTTGGTCGTCCCGCAACAGAAGCTACTTTAATTTCTTTAGCTGCCCAAATTGAAGCAGCAAAACCTTGGAGTCAAAATCGCCCACCTTTGTTTAGTGCTGCAAATATTTGATGCAGAGACGTAGCATACTACGTCTCTACAGATTGCAGAATATGTAGCCTTCAGGGAAATAGTAGAACGTTGAACCTGAATGCGATCGCTATGCAGTGCGGGCATCTTGCCCGCGTCAAGCTAAAAAAAAACCTTAAAAATTTTATTTGTAATCAGAAATTTGTTAAAGTTTTTTTGACAAATAAGTCGATTAATTTTAATTAAAAATTTTGTAGCTACTCGCGACTGTTTTCATCATCGGAGCTATCAAAAGGTTTTTCTATTACTAATTCGATTTTTGCAGTAATTTGCTCAATTCTCCGTTTAACACAATCAAAGTTCGCTTGAGTCCAAATATTTTGATTAAATTTATTATTTTTATGAATACTCTCCAGGGCTAACATCACAGAAGAACCTAATAAATATATTTTATATAAACAATTTTCGTTCTTCTTTGGTTCCCTGCACATCATGCTTTTGGCACATTTTTAATATTTGTTAACATCAAATTTTAGTTGATGATGAATCAGCCTCGATTGGGTGTAAAGAGTTATGTTTATTTAGGTTGACCTATTTAACTGCACAAACTTTACCTTTAGGAGTTGCATCAGGGTAAAAAGTTACAATGGCATTTCTATCTTTGACAAAGACTGCTTGATAAGATTTTCCGGAATTTTGATCGCGCACAGGATAAAGGCAGGCTGCTTGTTTATTTTCCTGAGATTTGAATGCTTTAGTAGCCTCTATAAGTATTTCTGCGGCATCACTGACAAGAGCATAACCCTTGATGCGATCGCTCACCGTTTTATTTCCTTGTTTAATTACTACTCCCAGAGTATAAACCACCCCTGGAATTACCTCTTCTTTCGCTTGGTTATTAGGTAATCTTCCCGCAATCCCCTGATTTTGTAGTTGTAGATATCTACCAAAAAAGTGTAGTCCACCAATATCTTTTTTGCTCTTAATCTCACCGCAGAAAATATGTTGGAAACCTCGCTTGTTAGACCAAATAGCGGTTAAATCATCTAAAAAGTCTGCCTGTGTACGGCGATTGGGTCGTAATTCACCCCCGACAGCTTGCTGAAGTCTTTGCAATACAGATGGGTTATTTAACATCAATTGTTTAACATCACTGGCTTTGACTTTGCTACCAATTGTTCCACAAGTTCTTAGCACAGCTTGGTCAAAAGCATTGAGTTGCGGTGGTAGTGGTGTAATGTCTGCTGGGTTTCCAGATGGAAAGCTATGAAACTCAGGATTATTTACCTGATCAAAAAATGGCTGTAGGGATATTTGGGCAATTTTTAACGGAATTAAGGCAGGAAGTTGAGCATGGGCTGCTTGTGTAGATGTGATTTTGAGTAATATTAGCCCTAATCCGATCTCTAGATAAATAGCTAATTTAAGCCCAAGACGATGTTGCATTTTAAATTAGGCGAAATTATATATACAGCACTTTGCATCTAAATGAAGTATACCCATCCCTAACCCTGCCCTTACTAAGGGGAGAGCGGATGGGGTAATTTTTTATTTTACTAACTTAAAATCTCCTGTATGTAAGCAACTCTGGCTTTTGTAGGAAAAATTGGTGAGTGTTGTATGGCGATAAGTGGGGAAAATAATAGTAAGCCATTTAATACAACTCAAATCTAATAACTTATGGGTACTAAGAGTATTACTACAATTGTCATCATCTTAGCTTTGCTGTTTGTTTTTGTTGGCGATCGCTTCCTTCCCAAACCCTTAAATACAGCAAGTGTCCAAACCAGAACCTCATTAAACAATTTTATGATCGGTTTATTTCCAGCTTGGAAGCCCAAAACTAAGCCTCATGAACGTACACAGAAAGCCCTCGACAAACTAGAGAAAAACCCGCAAGAGGAGAAAAAGTAAGGTATAGCAACCACCAAGCCAGTTAGGACAAATATTGGTTAACATCTGCGTAATCTGCGTTTCGGGCGAATACCCGACATGAATATCTGCTCACATCTGCGATCAAAAACTCAAATTGTGATCCCAAGTAATAAATCTCATGCCTTAACGGTTATGGCGGTTGCTATAGATAAGATTTTCAAGCTGTCGGGCGCTCACAATCATAGGAGTTATCCCATACAAAACATCTGTAGTGGGAGCATCTTGCTCCCTAATTGTGGTAGTAGGTAAAATGCCCGCCCTACCAATGAGCATCTTGCTTTTTTAATTGTGGTAGCGGGCAAGATGCCCGCAATACCAGTAACTAGCAATAAACGTGCTATGCCTTTTCGCCTATGAACTTTTCTTCAACCAGCTAAACATCGCCCGTAAATCTTTGCCTACTTCCTCAATTGGGTGTTCAGCTTCTTGACGGCGCATAGCAGTAAACCCAGCTTTACCAGATTGGTTTTCTAACACAAATTCCCGCGCAAATTGACCGCTTTGAATTTCTTGGAGAACTTTCCGCATTTCAGCGCGAGTTTGGTCATTCACAATCCGAGGGCCACGGGTATAATCACCATACTCAGCAGTATTGGAGATGCTATCACGCATCTTAGCTAAACCGCCTTCTACAACTAAGTCAACAATTAATTTAACCTCGTGCAGACATTCAAAATAAGCTAATTCTGGTTGATAACCAGCATTGACCAAGGTTTCAAAACCAGCTTTAATCAGCGCACTCAAGCCACCGCATAATACTGCTTGCTCACCGAATAAGTCGGTTTCTGTTTCTTCGCGGAAAGTGGTTTCTAAAACACCAGCGCGAGTGCCACCAATACCTTTAGCGTAAGCCATTGCGCGATCGCGTGCTTGACCAGAAGCATCTTGATACACTGCAAACAAAGCGGGTACACCTTCGCCTTGTTCATAAGTGCGTCGCACTAAATGTCCAGGCCCCTTGGGGGCAACCATAACTACATCCACGTTTTGTGGCGGAACAACTTGACCAAAGTGAATATTGAAGCCGTGAGCAAAAGCTAAAACTTTTCCTTCTGTCAAATTTGGCTCAATTTCGTCCTTATAAACTGTTCTTTGCACTTCATCTGGCAGCAAAATCATAATGAAATCGGCTGCTTTAGCGGCATCAGCTACATTGTGGACTTCCAGACCAGCTTGCTTTGCTTTTTCAGCAGACTTACTGCCCGGATACAGCCCGACAATGACATTCATGCCACTATCTTTGAGATTGAGCGCGTGAGCGTGACCTTGAGAACCGTAACCGATAATCGCTACCGTTTTTCCGGCTAACAAATCTAAATTCGCATCCGCGTCGTAATACATCCGGGCCATGTGCCAACTCCTTGAGTGTGAGAGCGTCGTAATTTACTAAGCTATCAGCACATCGCGCATCAACTTTCAGCTATCGGAATTGCCTCGCTTTTTGTAGGCAACAATTCTTGTGTCTGAGGGCTGAGTGCTAAGTGCTTTTCGCTTAAGATTGCAAACTCTTAATTTTATCAATAAAAGGAATCTAAAATACTACTGGGGGCTGATATAAAATTGACGTTTTTTCTTCTAAGCTAGGAAGTTTGCTGGTTAACTGTTGCGGCGGGTTGAAATACTCCACTAATTTCATGCTGAATTCTGTATTCTGAATTCTGTATACTTTTTGAATAATTGCACTGTTATGGCAACTGAAGCGCTGAAGCCGAATATTCAAGACTTGCAAACAAAAGTTGTTGAGTTGCTGCGCCAAGTCAGTTACCTGATGCACCGCGCCAGTGCGGTTTTGAGTTCTGATAGTGGTAGCGATCGCTTTGCCAAATTTGAGCAGGAAATCAAAAATGTAACTGCCAATGTAGAAGACTTTGAATTAAGAATGGCGATCGTTGCACCGATGAAAGCTGGTAAGTCTACCATCATCAACGCCATTATTGGGCAGGATTTGTTGCCAAGTCGCAATTCTGCCATGACTACTATCCCCACTGAGATTATTTTTGACGCGAAAAGAAAAGAACCTCTACTGAATCTTAGTCCGAAAGTTCGAGAAGTTTTTGAATCAGGTTTTTTTAGCTTACAGCGTAAAATTCAAGAGTTAGGGATAGATGTCGTCCATGCAAAACTTGGTCAGTATCCCCATCTAGTTAAACTCGCAGAAAGAATTGCAACTAAAACCAGTGGTGCAATTGACGGCGAAGTTTTAGGTCGTCAACGGATTATTGGTAACTTAAGCGCATTAAACGATATTGTACGCCTGTGCAGCATTCTCGACCCAATGGTTGACCCCCTAGAGTTGCTGACAGATGTACCAAAGATTTATACTCCGTTTTGGCGATCGCAAACTATTTCTCAACTAGAATCTTCAACAGCAGAAAATTCTAAACTACTAGGCAAACTGGTAATAATTGACACTCCTGGCCCTAACGAAGCTGGAGAAAATCTTAGATTAGTTAACGTAGTTGCAGATCAACTTGAGAAATGTTCCTTAGTATTAATTGTCTTAGACTTTACTCAGTTAAGAACAGAAGCAGCAGAAAAAGTTAAAAGAGATGTTCAAAGAGTAATTGAATTTCGCGGCAAAGATAATCTTTATGTATTGATTAACAAAGTCGATCAACGACGTAAAGGCGATATGACACCGGAACAAGTACAACAATTTGTTGCGGCTGAATTAGGACTAGCTGTTGATGGTAATACTAATCGTGTATTTGAAATTGCTGCCAGACGTGCCTTTTGTGCAGCTAACTTTATCCAAGAACTTGAGCAACCGCTAGATGATGTACGCAAATCACAAACAGCACAATCACTAGCACAAGAAGTTTTTGGGATTGATTGGGAAGAAGAACTTGAAGAAGCAACTTTAGAAAAATTAGAAAAAAAAGCTCAAAAACTTTGGCAAAAATCAGGCTTTGTACCATTTTTAGAAAATGCTATTAGCGCCCTAATTGCCGAAGCAGCACCTCGTTCTATTTTATCTGCACTTAATACTGCTCGTGGTCGGATTATAGAACTACAGGAAGATGTGCAACTTCGCAGTCATGCGATTAACCAAGATGAGGGAAAACTTAAGTTAGAAGTTGAAGCTTTAGAAGCAGATTTACAGACATTGGAATCATGCCGAAATCGTTTACAAGCAGTGTATCAAATTAAAGAACAACTCGATATAGAGCTAAATAACATTCTTGAATCTATCAAGAAAGTAGCTAAAGTTACGATTGAAACTTATTTTAATGAAGAAGAATATCAACGTACTGAAGCAATGAAAAAAACTGGCATGGAAGCTAGTAATTTTCTTGATTGGATTCACAAATATGTCAAGTCTCCAGTAGAAGTAAAAGGTGTAATTGAATTTAAAACATTAAGAGAAGCTGAAGAATTTGCAGATATAGCAATATCTTATCCCAAAGGTAGAGCCGATAGTTTATTAGAAAGTGTAAGAGATCAAATTAGTCAACAGATAGAACAAGCTCGGACACAGCTTACTGCTGTACTAGAGCAAGAAACGCAGGCAATTATTGAACGGGCGCGCGATCGCTTAAATGAAACATTTAATGTTAATTTATCATTGCCTACACCCAGATTGGAATCTACGGAAATTAATTTTGATAAACCTCGTGTCAAGCGTCATACACGAGTCTTAAATCGTGGTTTTGAAGAACAAG
Protein-coding sequences here:
- the ilvC gene encoding ketol-acid reductoisomerase, which produces MARMYYDADANLDLLAGKTVAIIGYGSQGHAHALNLKDSGMNVIVGLYPGSKSAEKAKQAGLEVHNVADAAKAADFIMILLPDEVQRTVYKDEIEPNLTEGKVLAFAHGFNIHFGQVVPPQNVDVVMVAPKGPGHLVRRTYEQGEGVPALFAVYQDASGQARDRAMAYAKGIGGTRAGVLETTFREETETDLFGEQAVLCGGLSALIKAGFETLVNAGYQPELAYFECLHEVKLIVDLVVEGGLAKMRDSISNTAEYGDYTRGPRIVNDQTRAEMRKVLQEIQSGQFAREFVLENQSGKAGFTAMRRQEAEHPIEEVGKDLRAMFSWLKKSS
- a CDS encoding dynamin family protein; translated protein: MATEALKPNIQDLQTKVVELLRQVSYLMHRASAVLSSDSGSDRFAKFEQEIKNVTANVEDFELRMAIVAPMKAGKSTIINAIIGQDLLPSRNSAMTTIPTEIIFDAKRKEPLLNLSPKVREVFESGFFSLQRKIQELGIDVVHAKLGQYPHLVKLAERIATKTSGAIDGEVLGRQRIIGNLSALNDIVRLCSILDPMVDPLELLTDVPKIYTPFWRSQTISQLESSTAENSKLLGKLVIIDTPGPNEAGENLRLVNVVADQLEKCSLVLIVLDFTQLRTEAAEKVKRDVQRVIEFRGKDNLYVLINKVDQRRKGDMTPEQVQQFVAAELGLAVDGNTNRVFEIAARRAFCAANFIQELEQPLDDVRKSQTAQSLAQEVFGIDWEEELEEATLEKLEKKAQKLWQKSGFVPFLENAISALIAEAAPRSILSALNTARGRIIELQEDVQLRSHAINQDEGKLKLEVEALEADLQTLESCRNRLQAVYQIKEQLDIELNNILESIKKVAKVTIETYFNEEEYQRTEAMKKTGMEASNFLDWIHKYVKSPVEVKGVIEFKTLREAEEFADIAISYPKGRADSLLESVRDQISQQIEQARTQLTAVLEQETQAIIERARDRLNETFNVNLSLPTPRLESTEINFDKPRVKRHTRVLNRGFEEQVVTKRTWWYWFGLIPRKETIQIKTPEHREAYYSVSLSEIVTEVNQLIEQSIKKIKQEINQYLDEDFHQRVDVFFNDLDSYLTNYRDSLKQVQLNQKLSLELKEKLVQELSNLVPETFELVQQIDEYLRQTIEVKSN